A genome region from Nicotiana tabacum cultivar K326 chromosome 13, ASM71507v2, whole genome shotgun sequence includes the following:
- the LOC142168141 gene encoding putative mitochondrial protein AtMg00860 yields the protein MDLMNRIFKPYINQFVVVFIDDILIYSKNSEDLDKHLRIILQILEEKKLDAKLSNYEFWLSEVAFLGYVVSVEGVKVDPSKIQALVDWKPPKSPTEIGNFLGLAGYYRRFVKGFSIIASHLTKRLRKNVKLVWDDKFQDIFEKLKSLLTKALILTLPTEGKEYVIYSDASHHGFGCVLMQEGWLCMPLKN from the coding sequence ATGGATCTAATGAATCGTATTTTCAAGCCTTATATTAATCAATTTGtggtggtatttattgatgatattttaatatATTCCAAGAATAGTGAAGATCTTGATAAACATCTCCGGATTATTTTGCAAATTTTGGAGGAGAAAAAGCTCGATGCCAAGCTTTCCAATTATGAATTTTGGCTTAGTGAAGTGGCTTTCCTGGGGTATGTTGTGTCAGTTGAAGGTGTGAAAGTTGATCCTAGTAAGATTCAAGCTCTTGTTGATTGGAAACCACCCAAAAGTCCAACTGAAATAGGAAATTTCTTGGGCTTAGCGGGATACTATAGAAGGTTTGTCAAAGGCTTCTCCATTATAGCCTCTCATTTGACTAAACGTTTGAGGAAGAACGTCAAGCTCGTGTGGGATGACAAATTCCAAGATATCTTTGAAAAGCTCAAATCTTTATTGACTAAAGCTCTTATACTTACTCTACCAACTGAAGGGAAAGAGTATGTGATATATAGTGATGCCTCTCATCATGgttttggttgtgttttgatgcaagaagGGTGGTTGTGTATGCCTCTCAAAAATTGA